The window AAAAAATTGGAGTATTTAGTTTTTGATGAATTGGGTGTTGAGTATAGATGATTTGGACCCTAACTGTAATGGGTTTTGCAGTGGAATGGATATAGATAATTGGTATAGTTTGAATTGAGGTGTATTTGATGGAATTAGCTATTTTTTACTGTTGTGTTTTTAGAAGACACTTGTGTGAGAGAGAAATCAAGTAAAGATCCTTCTTTTATTAAGTTTGTTAGTATTTAAATTGTTCTTTTCTCCAGGAATACAGGTCTTGTTTTGTTTCTCCAATTTTCTTTAATTTACTTTTGTTGCTTAGAAAAAATGGAGTATTTGGTTTTAGAATGAAAAGGGTAGTGAATACGGATGATTCGGACCCTAATCGAAATTGGTATATGCAGTGGAATGGATATAGACAATTTGTATAGTTGAATTGAGGTGTATTTGATGGAAttagctgtttttttttttttttttaccttggtGTTCATATAGTTCAAGTAAAGATCCTTCTTTTATTAAGTTTGTTAGTATTTAAATTGTTCATTTCTCCAGGAATACAGATCTTGTTTTGTTTCTccaattttctttaattttctttttttagtTGAAAAAAACTGGAGTATTTAGTTTTTGATGAAAAGGGTAAATGGATAATGGGTTTGGATGATTTGGATCTTAATTGAAATGGGTTTTGCAGTGGAATGGATATAGATAATTGGTATAGTTGAATTGAGGTGTATTTGATGGAATTAGCGATCTTATTGTGAGACATAGAATCAATCAAGTAAAGATCCTTCTTTTATAAGTTTGTTAGTATTCAAGTTGTTCTTTTCATTGACATCTTAGTATACAATGGTGGAACCAGGATTTTTCACTAGggggattcaaaatataaagaagttaaCACACAAAAAAACTAAGGAGcgtcaacatctactatatacacgtaaaaaaaatagttttaaccTTGTATATATAGTGTGATTCGGATGAAGCCTCTTGCTTCCCCTTAGCGGACATAGAACAAATCAAACTTTAGGTTTTCTTGGGAGTGTAGAGCCTTTGAATTGTCAGAAACTTCATTGTCAGCCAAAAACTAAGTTGTTACCTAGTTTGCGCTGTCATTTTTTATATCACAAAACTAACTGCAAAAATATGGCTGTAGATAGATGAGATAACTGCGCCCTTAGCTATGGCAAAGCCGATGTAATCATTGATTACTGCCTTAATTCACTCTAAGTTACAGAATTTGCATCTACATTAAATTTTTTAGGACATGCAAAAACCAGTAATATATCTCGTCCGGATTTGTTTACAGTCCCCCCTGTGATACTTCAATCACCCCGTGAATTGGTTATTCCTAAACGAGTCATGAAGGGTATAACGAACATATCTTGTCTCTATATTGGATCACGAACAGGATCTTAACCAAATGAATCCTAGGTATAGGCAAAGGTTGGAGGGATGAGAGAGCAAGCTGGTGAGATTAAAATGAGAAATAGGATATACGTTCATGCTTCACCAGTTTGAGGACTGAGGTTATGCACGAATATTTTGAACTTTAAACTTTCCGAATGACGTACCATCCCTTTGGAACGTCACTACCATAAAAAAATGACCACAAAAGCATTTCGAGTTGTCTTCTAGATGTCTTGTTTCTATCAGTGTAACAACTTGCCGAGAACAGTTTTTTTGAACATACAAGGCATCACTCAATTACCACCAAGGGAAAAGGAAAATGAACTATTTCAGCCCCGCCAAACAAATAAAATCCAATAGAATAGACCCATATTTGCATCATTTGATGCATTGACAATGGAGTAAAATTTGATTCATTGTCTTCTTTGCTTTCTATAAAATGTAGCAGTTTAGATGAATCATTTTCTGTTCTCTTTTCTTGTTATCAGTGCAAGGGCTTCACAGGTAGCTTCATAACTGAAGAGGGATGCAGTCTGTGATCTTTTTCTCTTCCTAATTATTTGTCAAGTAAACTAAAAGCATTGGATTAAAATGAGTGTTATAAATTTTCAATAGtatcagtttcaaaaaaaaaaaaaaaataataaaaaaaaaaaattaactaactGAGAATCGTCCACGGACATTTACACAATGTAAGCCGTCATTCTACCCATCAATTCACTGTATAACAAAATGAAATAAGAATACACGATACATGAATCTCCATTCTGGAGCTAACCTTTTGTAATGGGGCTGCATAACATTTGTTCCCCTTCTTAGTAGACATGCATAgggtacttttcaaaaaaataaacatATCCATCACTATTCTCTCAGACTATAAGAGTTCcatccaatttttttttgcatttgtcAAAATCGTCATTTCTTGAGTGATTGCCTTCTTTTCCTCCAATTGTTCACTAATTTCCCTCGATTCAATGCCGTTATGTTCTTGTACCCATTTGCAATTCCATATGGTTCAACCGATGTTATGTTATCTATTCAAAAGCCCCCTTTACACTTGTTTCCACTTTTTCTCATTCCAAATCACTTTTTTCTGTTGAAGTCTGGCCGATTTGGTTCCTTGTGAAGTTAAGAAGTGAGCATTATAGAATTCTGTTATGATTAATAGACCATGTtgcattattttcttttagttaTCTTGGGGCGGGACTAGTTTCTAGGGTCTTGTTTAACGATCTATGGTATAAAAGTTTTTTGGAGTCATATTTTTGTTAGTGACTGATGTGCTCTTGAGAATTAGTTGCCTCGGTTTCTGCGTGGTCGTATTCAGTTTTAATTTGTTATTAGCTACAGAATGCAAACGTGCACATGCAATTAATGCTTTTCCAAATAAGTAAATAGGATCAAAATTTTGTCCTAAATTGTTATTTGCATCATTAGGAAAAAGGACATCCAATTATGCTGACTTAGTACCCATGTTTGTGTTGGTGCTAAGAGATTGCCAAGCTGACATGAAATTGAGCATCTCTTATATATGTTTATTGTGTTGTTATTAAAGGATGAAGAGGATGGCCGAGATGAGAGAAGTCGCTAAGGTTGTGAGATTTGGATCAGTGGTACCAATTTCTGGATCAGATTTTGTGCGGGAGGTTTCCCAAGCTCCAGAAGACATCTGGGTGGTTGTGCTTCTGTATAAGGATGGGTAATTAATGCTTTCATCTCTTCATTATTCTTTTTTCTATTTAGCTCCATGTCAGTCTTTCTGATAGCATTTTATGCTCTTTATAGATACTCGGGCTGCCAGATACTTTTGCAGTGCTTGGAAAAACTGGCAACAAAATACCCTGTAACAAAATTTGTCAAAATTATCTCTACCGATTGCATTCCAAATTATCCAGATAGTAATCTTCCAACTGTTTTGGTGTACAACAATGGTGCATTGAAGTCAAATTATGTTGGACTTCATAGTTTTGGTCGGAGATGCACACCCGAAGGTATATTCCTCTTCTTCATAGTGGTTATCCCATTGCTACCCCAAcccttctctctcttttttttttttttttttggattgattTAATGAAGTTGTTGACCTTCTGTCTCGACTTCCTTTTACTACTATTTCAAGAGGTAGTAATTCGGTGGATTCATTTACAGTGTTGTGCCTGTTGCAGTTTACTTCCtgtatgaatattttgtgtagGCTGTTCATGGCTTCATGCAGATGTTATATATGGGTGTAAGCCATATTACATGACTTGTACAATTAGAAAAAAAATTCTACTTTTCTGGGTATTCCTCTTAAGATCTTGTATACGTTTTGTGAAACTTCAGTATGGCCTTCCGTTCATTTTACATGGAATTAGGTCTCTGTTCCTTCTTTGATTTTGCATTGTGTTAGctttttttggagggggggggggggggggggtggggggtgttGTGAAGAGGAGCAGTTTCCTTTCTAATAGCATTCAAGACTACAACATATACGCCTCAATCCCAAGCTAGTCGACACATGAATTGTCGCTATTCATTTTATGCTATTTGGACTTGCTGTTTTTCAATTTACATGTGACTGGTATAAAAAGTTCCTTTGCAATTTCTCTACAATACATGAGCTGGTGCTAAGTACTTCATATATGATATGTTTACTACTCTCTGCTGGCCTGTTCTGGGAATGAAATGATTGATCAATTTCCTTTACTTCAGGTGTCGCATTGACACTCTGCGCATCAGATCCTGTTCTAAACGATGGGCGTAGCAAGGAGGGACAGTCCCGAGATGCTGTGCTGGACGGAGTGAGGAAGAGGTTTCTCGAGAAGGTTGTGGCACAGCATGAAGATGATGATGGATCTTCTAGTGATTAGTTGTGAAGTTTTTATTTGCATGTTTTGTAGTTTGATGGAATATGTATGCTTTCTACTGATTCTTCTGATGCACCTCTGTTCTTTCATTTTCGGGTTTCCCTTGGTAAACCTCTGTAGGTTTCAGGTGTGTGGACTATTCTCAAGTTAGATTTGGTCAATGAAAAAGTGAATTTTGCACTATAAGTTATTGATGTTTTCTGAAATTACTACTTTCAAATCCTTTGCTCATTTTATCCTGCTCACGATGGCTTCCATTTCGAATAGAAGTTGGGAAGGGTCAAATACTGACAAGAGAAAAGCATTTTTCTTTTGTCGTGGATAAAATTCGATATGATAGGAGTTGAGCCTATTTTTCAACAAGAGGCAGTTTAGGTTAAAAAACACATACATGAAACAGGAGGCAGCTATTTCAATAACTGTGACAACATATTATTAAGAATTTGTTATATCGAAGGTAGTTTCTTGTAAATCAAAATACATACACTAAATCAGCATCTTAAAACTGGGATATAAAACGAGTATACTGTATTATTACACACTGTAACTTTAGCATTCTCGGTGAAAGGATACATCACGATTCATCGGTATATAATGGCAAAGGGAACTTATGTTATAGAAATAACACAAAACCATCACAGGATTCAATGTGCTGTTGATTAATTTGAAGAATTGGATAGATTTTCAAACAAGCAGACCATCAGGTCCCTGTTGAATATCCTCCATTTGTCCATCCGAGGATTCAAGAATCATTCTGTTATCCTTAAAAGTTAAAATATACTAATCTTGGACAATTTCCTTTTGTCCTATGCCGGCTAACCTCTTATCTTTGTCTTGTTTCTGCTTATTCTATCATAATCATAGCAAATTACAGCTAATAGTTGTCAAAGTCTTTGTGTGCTCACCAAAACTCAAAGCACCTTTGCATGCATGAAGTCTTTGCTCTCTTCTATATAAGGAAACAATCTTATCAATCATTTCATCCCACCAAAAACAACTTTCTTCTCTTCCAATATTTTCTCCTCCTAGATTCTCTTCTTCAGTTCTTGAAATGGCTAAGCACTTTCTCCTGCTGAATCTGATAGCAGTAACTTTCGGCTGTGTTGTGTTAGCTTTTGAGCCAAGTCCCTTGCAAGATTTCTGTGTGGCTGATCCTGCTAGCCCAGGTAACAAAAATAATCAGTATCCGCGAGACACAGTTTGAATCTCTGCACGGAGTTtagaaaagaaataaagacttttgaaacttgcaGTCTAAAACATGTCATAGCATTTGTGTAGCtataaaacttttgaaatttgcAGCCTTATAcatgtcattctttttggaacggactaaaaagaaaagcgtGTCACACAAACAAGAACGGATAGTGCATTATATTAGGACTAGAAGATAAATGAATTTTCTAACTGTATTTTTTCCATTGTTTCAGCTAAGGTAAATGGTTTAGCTTGCAAAGATCCCAAGTCTGTTGAAGCAGATGACTTTTTCTTCAGTGGCCTACATTTGACTGGAAACACATCAAACACCTTTGGTTCCAAGGTCACTCCTGTTAATGTAGCTCAATTACCAGGACTTAACACTCTTGGTATCTCACTAGTTCGTGTCGACTATGCACCATGGGGAATTAATCCTCCTCACACTCACCCAAGAGCTACTGAGATACTCACAGTCCTAGAAGGTTCTCTTCAAGTTGGTTTTGTAACTTCAAATCCTGAAAATCGCCTTATTACTAAGGTCCTTAAAAAAGGCGATACGTTTGTTTTTCCTATTGGACTTGTTCACTACCAACGCAACGTGGGATATGGAAATGCTGTTGCTATTGGTGCTTTGAGTAGTCAGAATCCCGGTGTTATAAGCATTGCTAATGCTGTTTTCGGATCGGAGCCGTTTATCTCAACAGGTGTTCTTGCCAAGGCTTTTCAAGTTGATGACACTGTCGTTGCTCAGATCCAATCAAAGTTCTAAATCACAAAGTTTTCTTACAAATAGACTTATGGAAGCTTGAGAgtatttgttttttgttttgtgtGTGATGATAAAGGAGTGAGACATTTATTTGTTTACTGTGTGATTCATTAACAGATAGTCGCGAGAGGATAAATCTATATCAATTTATTTGTCCTAGAGTTTCTATGTTGCATTACTTTGCTTTCATTCGTTACTTAATTTCTTGGAAGTTAAAAAGTGTATTGTTATGTGAATGGCTCAAACTTTTGTGATGAGATGATTAACTAGCAAAAATAGATACGATGCAAGTAATGATCCTTTTGAGGAACTATAATATGTTTGCGTTACTCGAATTTGTCAAATATCAAGAACCGAATTTGTTAGTATTCTAATCTGCTAATGATCACGATCACCTCAAAATCAGCCTAAAATCCAACCAATGAACTCTAACACAGCCCTTTGATCCCAGTCAAAAGAAATTATTGGACATCATAAACCACTATGGTAAACTCTTAATCAGAAAAAAGAACTGTTATATACAAGCATAACCAGATTGGTGTTATCACTCGATGAATAGGATTTCTTGCTTTTAATCATGTAccattatatatcatatatatatcatcatacaTTATTAAAAATAGGAAGCTCTTAAGTGAAAAGTTAGATTACCATAATGCCCATAAAAAGTTAAACGATCTTTTTACCCTTCAATCAAACACTATTCCTATTAGACTAATGTACAAAGTCGTAAAAACACTTCACAATAAATATAGTATTAAGAATCATAGCTAGCACACCCTTAATGAAACATTGCTCTATAATTAAATCTAATTCCTACATACACGACCTTAATTGTATAGTAATGCGTTTTTTTCCAATGAAAACTGAAAAGAATACAAATAGGTAAATGACCACTTAGAAGTTAAAACCCAAGAAAGTCTAGATACAGTGATGATGCTTagaatctatatatataatataaagctagctaagcaaaagaaaagtgatgtgacacctctctttgGCTAAGGATtctatttatccttttttttttttttttttttgcattttttccTCCTCCATCTTATTAGTTTAACTTATTAATTATTAGAAAAGCCTCTTCCCTCCATAATCATTTTTCATTAAACAGAACAATTAATACGTAGTAATGGCTATAGTTTTCATCTTCTATATTACTACGGAGTATCGTTTTTGCTCATTGTAACTGTTTATGTATTAACAACCATTTAATCTCCAATTAAATAGAATAATTAATGTCTAGTAATGCTTAtgcctttacttaaaatatataaaagGAGAAACACATCTCCCAGCTGCTGCCTAACTTCTTGTAGTGTTGctgttttcttttcattttaattAGGGAGTATTATTGTTTTGTTAAttccttttcttccttttttcctACAGATTTCATACTTGTAGTTGTAGTCATATTACTTAATTTGAGCGCACGCGAGAGAGATTATGGGATGCATTCCCCTTATCCAAGAGTTTGAGGTAAAAGCTGAAAACAATTCAGAGGTGGCTCTTTAAAAAAAAGAATATCTTGACATGAAAATTTACGTTCCTCTTATTTGTGTTCATCAGATATTACTCTACATATTCTTCGATATCTAGACTAATACATAAATGACTACATGATTTTGTATCAAGTTGTTTATTGAAATATTTATATCTATGCTTTTCAATTTTATTATTACGAGTTTGTAGGTTCATTTTCTATCTAATTAGAAAATAGTTAGTTGTTGTCTCCTTTGTATTACTATTGgcatgttgttgttatttttcaTAGTTTAACTCGCAAATAATTTAAGAAAGAGATGAAGACTTTTAAAAAAGACTACGTGCCTAACATGTATGATCTTTTGTTAAATGGATCATGTCGAGGAACAATCAAAAAAAGGTTTAAGTTTAGCAGTTCCTCATATATAATTATATTGACTTTAGAGGTATAATAATATGGAGAAGATAAAATTATTTCAAACACCGCAAAACTGGAAGAATCCCTCCTTtaagatagagagagagagagagagagagagaggggggggggggggggggcgcaaaTTATTCACATTTCATTTGATGGTAAATGGCGAATTGAAAGCTTACGCAGATGATAAGTATTGGTCATAATATGGACTAATTTATAAGAAGATCGCCTCGAATATATTTTTTAAGACCGTGCAAAGCGCGAATAAGTTAACTAGTTCTAAGTAAATGAGTGTACGTTTTGGGAGTCCAATTTAACGGAGGTAGCAAAAATAATTGGTTGGACTAAAATTATAAGAATCGGATGCAGTCACAGCAATATTGAAGTGAACAACAATTAATGATGAACTCCATGATTCAAAACTTTTAGTTTCTACATTACATCTCAAAGAATTTTGAAggtctacatatatatatatatatatatatatatatatatatatatatatatatgtatatgctcaAACCCCATTTAAATTTTTCATCTTTAGTAgtttaaaatttaattatattgCTATTTTCTTCCCCCTTTTCCCCATCTTTTGTTGGGTGTTTTTTAATGATTTCTGGTTATGTTGTATCTTTGTGTTAAGGGTAATAATTAATGAATATACTCAACACTACTTTCAAAATATAATACGTAGTTTTTTAAGTTCATGTAATCCTTTCTTCCTTTTTTAGTTTTACCTTTTCTTTAGATTTcttgattcaatttttttttttaatattgtattACTCTCGATGCTTTCATCAATAGATTACATTACTTCATAAAAGAAACTAAATGACTATGTTGTATTTTTTGTGTTCAAGATAAAGAGCTTGTGATTTTTGTCCTTCTTGTAAGTTTACTTTTCATCATAGATTGCTATTAATTTTGTCGCAGAAGtggaaagattttttttttaaatgcaacAAAATGTGAGGTTATCGAATCTGTTGGTATAATCTGAGAATTTACATGTGAGTTTAATTTAAGATCTATCTTAGTGAACCATGACAACTTATATTATTTAGTTATGAGATTTTTAATGTTATCATAGTGTGAATACTGCATACTGTTTTGTGAAGTCGCCACACTCCAAATTACACTTTTTCTTTCACGTCTTATCATTTTCAAGTTATGATGTCTTTGGCTTTTGGGGagggaaaatattttttcttttatttgggATATAAAATGCGAAACTTTTTCTCAAAACAAAGAAATGTGATAAATAAGTGGATATTAAAGAAAAGTTGGGTacttttttaaaatttgtttttTTAGTTCGATATAAATAGTTAATTGAGATTGATAGACTAATACATCATGGAGAGCAACTTTAATTATTTGATAATGAAGCAAAGCTCAACACTCTTGGCTGGCCAAGAAGGAATTTGTGGAGGGCAAAAGACAAAAATAACAATAAACAAAAGAACTTTTACCCTAAATTTCTATTATATGTCGTTGAAACATTAAAAGAAAAAAGCAAGAACATTGTTAAGTATTTGCTATGACAATCTTATTTACATAACAAATTTTAGGTGTTCAAACGATGTCTAATCATTTTACGTTCAACAAATCGGTCGAATAGACTCACAATTAATCAATTCGAGCTTGTAGATCTCTCCCTTCAAATATAGCGTATCTCATCACAAACATGTTCCAATATTACTTGTATAATTTTAAAATGTTTGTACTATTATCATGGGATACACGTGCTACGCACGTGATGAGAAACTAGTTTACTAAAGACTGCAACTTTGAGAAACCTGATGGCTCAATAATCTTCTATAAGCATCTCAGTTTCATCGTTTAAGGAAGTTCCTAAGCTAAATTCTGGACAGATTATGTTTGCACTGATATCACGTTCCAAGTAAAAGCTGGTACAAAAGAATAGGGCAAACATTTCCAAATTTTATTCCTACATAACAAAAAGTGAATTGATTGTGATTGTTGAATACACTTTTCTCACTTTTGCTTTGCATTGATCATCCCAGATTTAGCTTGGTATGTCATGTTTTGATTCTAATGCTTGGTTTGCTTTTCTTTCCGTGCATACCAAGGTGAAAGTATGTGTTGTCCATTGAAGCTGTAAAAATCCAGATTTTATCCAACTCTAACATCTACTTTTGTATTAGTTGGACTAACATAAACATGGACTTGAATGATAGGACTATTATTGTCTTTCTTATTTTCATGAAAGCAAGTTCAAGAATGTAGCTGTACATTCTATTCTTTAAATGAATGTACATAGCATCAAGTGTATTATCCTTGATATTTAATCATGGTATTGCATCCTTTTTTTCAATCTACTAAACAGTTAAAAGATGTATGATATTATATCCGTGTCAAACCTCTTTGGGACAGTGATCGTCCTTATTTCATTACATAAGTCATATGAGGGATCTAAGTTTCCCATCAATATGTTGGGTGAATTTTTCTTCAAAATTATAACCTTCATATAAAGGAAGGTAAAATTTGAAGTTTGTGTGTTAATGCATAGATAATGACATATATAAAGTATAATAAATGCGGTAACAAAAGAGGAGAAAATTTACCAATACAGATTTACAAGAATTTGCTTATTTAAGTAATgatagtttttattttttatttttaaaagtaaTGATACAACTGCTTCCCATATTAAGCAATGTTGACTCAATGGATTTCATAACTAATAGGGATAAGACACTATTACCTCTTGAACTATACCCgaagttgctacgacacaccttatctTTCCCtaggtcctattacccccctaaacttatttaaaacggAATAATTACCCCCTTAAACGCTGATGTCCACTCTCATATGagagagtgacatacactctccttACCACATGTATATTTATTGTTATCTTTTAAAAAAGATGATTTTTAAaacccctttttaaaaaaaaaaaaaattgaaaatttgattttattttaaaacccattttaaaaaaaaaacaaaaaaaaactgaaaatatggATTAGAAAActgaattttattttaaaaaaaaattatttttaa is drawn from Lycium barbarum isolate Lr01 chromosome 8, ASM1917538v2, whole genome shotgun sequence and contains these coding sequences:
- the LOC132607519 gene encoding uncharacterized protein LOC132607519, which produces MGDYQFVYKDVEGASTQWDDIQRKLGNLPPKDPVFKPDPFTPGDDEKSKTKDKDWIDEKTEEELDDLEDDPDLNDDRFLQQYRMKRMAEMREVAKVVRFGSVVPISGSDFVREVSQAPEDIWVVVLLYKDGYSGCQILLQCLEKLATKYPVTKFVKIISTDCIPNYPDSNLPTVLVYNNGALKSNYVGLHSFGRRCTPEGVALTLCASDPVLNDGRSKEGQSRDAVLDGVRKRFLEKVVAQHEDDDGSSSD
- the LOC132608371 gene encoding putative germin-like protein 2-1, which encodes MAKHFLLLNLIAVTFGCVVLAFEPSPLQDFCVADPASPGNKNNQYPRDTINEFSNCIFSIVSAKVNGLACKDPKSVEADDFFFSGLHLTGNTSNTFGSKVTPVNVAQLPGLNTLGISLVRVDYAPWGINPPHTHPRATEILTVLEGSLQVGFVTSNPENRLITKVLKKGDTFVFPIGLVHYQRNVGYGNAVAIGALSSQNPGVISIANAVFGSEPFISTGVLAKAFQVDDTVVAQIQSKF